In Oceanobacillus sp. FSL K6-2867, one DNA window encodes the following:
- the pfkB gene encoding 1-phosphofructokinase, producing MIYTITLNPSIDYVVHVKQMELGKLNKMSSDLKLPGGKGINVSRILQELNVNSTALGFLGGFTGDFISNWLQKDNIFSDFIRIHDDTRINIKLKSELETEINGQGPVISSVEADALLKQIANISSEDSVILSGSKPPSLPDNYYHILIDVITKSNASFIIDTTGGDLKAALPYNPLLVKPNLEELEELFGTKMNTKEKILQYGENLLELGAQHAIVSMAGEGAFMFTKEGTYRGISPKGVLKNSVGAGDSMIAGFVGEYIKTKDARRAFKMGIASGSATAFSDDLATRNDILALVDQAEVSLV from the coding sequence ATGATTTACACAATTACCTTAAATCCATCTATTGACTATGTTGTACATGTAAAGCAGATGGAATTGGGAAAACTGAATAAAATGAGCAGCGACCTAAAACTTCCAGGGGGCAAAGGGATAAATGTATCCCGGATTTTACAGGAACTTAATGTGAATTCAACTGCCCTTGGCTTCCTGGGGGGCTTTACCGGAGATTTTATCTCCAATTGGTTACAAAAAGACAATATTTTCTCAGATTTTATCCGAATTCATGATGATACAAGAATTAATATTAAGCTAAAGTCAGAGCTTGAAACTGAAATTAATGGACAAGGACCTGTCATTTCATCTGTAGAGGCGGATGCTCTCCTAAAGCAAATTGCCAATATATCCAGTGAAGACAGTGTTATTCTATCGGGAAGTAAACCACCTTCTCTCCCAGATAATTACTACCATATATTAATTGATGTCATTACAAAATCAAATGCATCGTTTATTATCGACACGACCGGTGGAGACTTAAAAGCTGCATTGCCTTATAATCCTTTACTCGTAAAACCAAATCTCGAGGAATTAGAGGAGCTATTCGGAACTAAAATGAACACGAAGGAAAAAATCCTGCAATATGGCGAGAATTTGCTTGAGCTTGGAGCACAGCACGCAATTGTTTCCATGGCTGGTGAAGGTGCATTTATGTTTACAAAAGAAGGAACATACAGAGGAATAAGCCCCAAAGGTGTGCTTAAAAATTCTGTAGGTGCAGGGGACTCCATGATTGCCGGATTTGTTGGCGAGTATATCAAGACAAAGGATGCAAGACGAGCATTTAAAATGGGAATAGCCTCTGGCAGCGCAACAGCCTTTTCTGATGATCTAGCGACACGTAATGACATCCTCGCTTTAGTTGATCAAGCAGAAGTTTCCCTTGTGTAA
- a CDS encoding DeoR/GlpR family DNA-binding transcription regulator, which produces MLTEERHAFILNKLKQTNIVKTQDLMNALHSSESTIRRDLQHLEQAGELTRIHGGAKRIYQLDSEQSIQEKSVKNNQEKTAIAKLAASFIKDNDVIYLDAGTTTLAMIEFINQWNITVVTNGIVHASLLTDKEIHTILLGGKVKPSTKAIVGMTSQNELQKYQFNKSFLGMNGIDATFGCTTPDPEEAVLKTIAHQHSAAAYVLADYSKWDKVHFVNVCGIEEVTLITDSCHEDISPYKRKTTIWEAKQ; this is translated from the coding sequence ATGTTAACCGAAGAACGTCATGCATTCATATTAAATAAATTAAAACAGACAAATATCGTTAAAACGCAAGATTTAATGAACGCACTTCACAGTTCAGAATCTACAATAAGAAGAGATCTCCAGCATTTAGAACAAGCTGGCGAATTAACCCGGATCCATGGAGGTGCCAAACGCATCTATCAATTGGATAGTGAACAATCCATTCAGGAAAAATCCGTCAAAAACAATCAAGAAAAGACTGCAATTGCTAAATTGGCTGCTTCATTTATTAAAGATAATGATGTCATTTATTTAGATGCTGGCACCACAACATTAGCTATGATTGAATTCATCAATCAGTGGAATATTACTGTAGTAACAAACGGAATTGTACATGCATCCCTGCTTACAGATAAAGAAATCCATACCATTTTACTTGGTGGCAAAGTAAAACCATCTACAAAGGCAATTGTTGGGATGACTAGCCAAAATGAACTCCAAAAATACCAATTCAATAAATCCTTTCTTGGAATGAATGGAATCGATGCAACATTTGGCTGCACAACACCTGACCCCGAAGAAGCCGTATTAAAAACAATTGCACACCAGCATTCAGCGGCAGCTTATGTTCTTGCAGATTATTCAAAGTGGGACAAAGTCCACTTCGTAAACGTTTGCGGAATCGAAGAGGTGACGTTGATTACGGATTCCTGCCATGAGGATATTTCACCCTATAAAAGGAAAACAACGATTTGGGAGGCAAAGCAATGA
- a CDS encoding ketoacyl-ACP synthase III, whose amino-acid sequence MNIKIKEVGIYHPKTSVNNDFYIDHFQKQGKDISRFVQHMGRKDRYINKNKDENALTMAVEAAKTVLGKAEMMGKDIDMLVFSTQTPEYTFPTNAMFLHNAIEGDKHTIVMDSNANCAGMTVAVEQASRYMKANPNVKTALIVGSDYNSLLCDPEDEITYSNYGDAAAAVILETTQEDAGFIDSVYAVDSKSRNNIVYPEQGLANTLRGEASGKYIKWIPFDGSESMNHVMESFETIFERNNLTKADIDTYCFSQFSLATIKEIQERFNIDNKQIVYVGDRFGYTGTSSPFIVLHEGIKSGKIKRGDYLLFWTIGAGYQIITMLFKY is encoded by the coding sequence ATGAATATCAAAATTAAAGAAGTAGGGATTTACCACCCGAAAACATCCGTGAACAATGACTTTTACATCGATCATTTTCAAAAGCAAGGAAAAGATATCAGCCGATTTGTCCAACATATGGGAAGAAAAGATCGCTATATCAATAAAAATAAGGATGAAAATGCACTTACAATGGCAGTTGAAGCAGCTAAAACGGTACTGGGAAAAGCGGAAATGATGGGGAAAGATATTGATATGCTTGTCTTTTCTACACAAACACCAGAGTACACATTTCCGACAAATGCAATGTTTCTGCACAATGCGATTGAAGGAGATAAGCACACAATTGTGATGGACTCGAATGCAAACTGTGCAGGGATGACCGTAGCAGTTGAACAGGCGTCACGCTATATGAAAGCAAATCCAAATGTAAAAACAGCCCTCATTGTTGGATCTGATTATAACTCGCTTCTCTGCGATCCAGAAGATGAAATTACATATTCGAACTATGGCGATGCTGCAGCAGCGGTCATTTTAGAGACGACACAAGAAGATGCAGGCTTTATTGATTCGGTTTATGCAGTAGATTCGAAAAGCAGAAATAATATCGTCTATCCAGAACAGGGATTGGCGAATACGCTGCGAGGAGAGGCATCAGGAAAATATATAAAATGGATTCCTTTTGATGGAAGTGAGAGTATGAACCATGTTATGGAATCGTTTGAAACAATCTTTGAAAGAAATAATCTAACGAAAGCGGATATCGACACCTATTGCTTCTCTCAATTTTCGCTTGCAACAATAAAAGAAATCCAGGAAAGATTCAATATTGATAATAAGCAAATTGTTTATGTAGGCGATCGATTTGGTTATACAGGCACAAGCAGTCCGTTTATCGTTTTGCATGAAGGAATTAAATCTGGAAAAATTAAACGTGGAGATTATTTATTATTCTGGACTATTGGTGCAGGATACCAGATTATAACGATGCTATTTAAATATTAA
- a CDS encoding methyl-accepting chemotaxis protein, which yields MKRLYDLLLTKTNLHARLSILFLSLIFISVTAVNVTSYMQAKQMTINTIEDRLVREAQLIGYIAANLHFLYVSDENYFMQQLNSNIRTQQSQLEADGMKSDFFYIADNSVTPFPVSTDSLPDIPDSLIQTITESQEGQLKRVIDGEEYTVTYQQMDEINGTYVLLVPTKSFMGPVNSMGVVSIIITATSIILSTILIILFVRTLTKPLSVLRDTMKEVRNGNLQHSVTLKTTIPEFVSLHRSYDSMIHQMTTMFNELKKTAVELSHTGKTLEHSSDDALQFSHDLTESINVVKLGAEQTANSSESSVASFITMKNKTEDIIANMDMVFSNSERMGNTAITGEKHISRLINSTQAFENDFEHLTKTIKQVNDYSMSISNLVGLIQGIAEQTKLLALNAAIEAARAGESGRGFSVVANEVGKLAEQSSSTAAKITQSISNMENITSNATDEFEQMLKKIGLNITAASDAKFSLDNLMKEIAEVGNKLQDMNAELKSLKNEIPALEYAADEFASVSQETLASAEEMRVKSEQQYEQMQRTHEVGLTISGLSKSLAHVTTQFEIDQPT from the coding sequence GTGAAACGGCTTTACGATCTATTACTCACTAAAACAAATTTACATGCTAGACTAAGTATATTGTTTCTGTCCCTAATCTTTATATCCGTCACTGCAGTAAATGTGACCTCATACATGCAAGCGAAGCAGATGACAATAAATACGATTGAGGATCGATTAGTCCGCGAAGCTCAATTAATTGGTTACATAGCAGCAAACCTCCACTTTCTCTATGTGAGTGATGAGAATTATTTTATGCAGCAATTGAACTCAAATATTCGTACACAACAGAGCCAATTAGAAGCTGATGGAATGAAATCGGATTTCTTTTATATTGCTGATAATAGTGTAACCCCTTTTCCAGTCAGTACAGATTCATTACCTGACATACCCGATTCTTTAATTCAAACTATTACGGAATCACAGGAAGGGCAGCTTAAGCGTGTCATTGATGGCGAGGAGTACACGGTAACATACCAGCAAATGGATGAAATTAACGGTACCTATGTATTGCTTGTCCCAACAAAATCATTTATGGGACCTGTTAACAGTATGGGGGTTGTATCCATTATCATTACCGCTACAAGTATTATTCTTTCTACCATTTTAATTATCCTGTTCGTTCGTACATTAACCAAACCACTTTCTGTACTTCGGGACACAATGAAAGAAGTCCGTAACGGAAACCTTCAGCATTCGGTAACGTTGAAAACAACAATACCAGAATTTGTATCTTTACATAGAAGCTATGATTCCATGATTCACCAAATGACGACCATGTTTAACGAGTTAAAGAAAACAGCCGTTGAATTATCCCATACAGGAAAGACCTTGGAGCATTCTTCTGATGATGCACTGCAATTCAGCCATGATTTAACAGAGTCGATTAATGTTGTTAAATTGGGTGCAGAGCAAACTGCAAATAGTTCAGAGAGCAGTGTTGCAAGCTTTATTACGATGAAAAATAAAACAGAAGATATCATTGCAAATATGGATATGGTATTCAGTAATTCCGAACGTATGGGAAATACAGCAATTACTGGGGAAAAGCATATATCACGATTGATTAATAGTACACAAGCCTTTGAAAATGACTTTGAGCATTTAACAAAAACAATTAAGCAAGTAAATGACTACTCCATGTCTATTTCAAATTTAGTAGGACTTATTCAAGGGATTGCAGAACAAACAAAGCTATTAGCACTTAATGCTGCTATTGAAGCCGCTCGTGCTGGTGAATCTGGCAGAGGCTTTTCCGTTGTCGCCAATGAAGTTGGGAAGCTTGCAGAACAATCTTCCTCCACAGCTGCAAAAATTACTCAATCCATTAGCAATATGGAGAATATCACGTCCAATGCTACAGATGAATTTGAGCAAATGTTAAAGAAAATAGGTTTAAATATTACGGCAGCAAGCGATGCAAAGTTTTCATTGGATAATCTTATGAAGGAAATAGCAGAAGTTGGAAATAAACTCCAGGATATGAACGCAGAGCTAAAAAGCTTGAAAAATGAAATTCCTGCTTTAGAATACGCGGCGGATGAATTTGCTTCTGTTTCTCAAGAGACCTTAGCAAGTGCTGAAGAAATGCGCGTTAAAAGTGAACAGCAATACGAACAAATGCAGCGCACACACGAAGTGGGACTAACAATTTCCGGATTGTCTAAATCGCTAGCACATGTTACAACTCAATTTGAAATAGACCAACCTACTTAA
- a CDS encoding GNAT family N-acetyltransferase: protein MTTINKGENKFYVGDNIKEPLAEITFIQIGDTKIVIDHTYVSDELRGQGIAGELVEQVVLFAREKNRKITPLCPYAKNKIEKTPEFRDVLGV from the coding sequence ATGACTACTATTAATAAAGGCGAAAATAAATTTTATGTAGGGGATAATATAAAAGAACCACTTGCAGAAATTACGTTTATACAAATCGGAGACACAAAAATTGTAATTGATCATACATATGTATCAGATGAATTACGTGGTCAAGGTATTGCTGGAGAATTAGTAGAGCAGGTCGTTTTATTTGCCCGTGAAAAAAATAGAAAGATAACACCATTATGTCCCTATGCAAAAAATAAGATCGAAAAAACTCCAGAATTTCGTGATGTGCTAGGCGTGTGA
- a CDS encoding RluA family pseudouridine synthase, with translation MANKYHSKNKQQSKSIQFNVEEESELLIFLIQAMANRSRNSVKSILARGQVTVDDHIETKYNYKLHPGQKVTVLKNKAAIKQNVLIGMSILYEDEDVIVINKEAGLLAIATEKEKKQTAYYQLMEYVRQEDPDNRIFVVHRLDKDTSGVMLFAKHKEVKQTLQNNWKEVVKERTYVALVEGKVTKQDGYISSWLKESKAHRVYSSSIKNDGQLAITRYKVMQSNEDFSLLEIKLETGRKNQIRVHMEDLGHPIVGDKKYGSKQNVIGRLGLHAKVLSFQHPVTGKLLLFQADVPKSFLKKSK, from the coding sequence ATGGCTAATAAGTATCATTCAAAAAACAAACAGCAATCTAAGTCAATTCAATTTAACGTGGAAGAAGAAAGTGAGTTATTGATCTTTTTAATACAAGCTATGGCAAATCGCAGTCGCAATTCTGTTAAATCGATACTTGCTCGTGGTCAAGTAACAGTTGATGATCATATTGAAACAAAGTACAATTATAAGCTTCACCCTGGACAAAAGGTTACAGTACTGAAAAATAAGGCAGCTATTAAACAGAATGTATTAATAGGTATGTCTATTCTGTATGAAGATGAGGACGTTATTGTTATCAATAAGGAAGCAGGACTGCTTGCGATTGCAACAGAAAAAGAAAAAAAACAGACAGCTTATTATCAGTTGATGGAATATGTAAGACAGGAAGATCCAGATAATCGAATATTTGTTGTGCACCGTTTAGATAAAGATACATCCGGTGTGATGCTGTTTGCTAAGCATAAAGAAGTGAAGCAAACCTTACAAAATAATTGGAAAGAAGTGGTCAAGGAACGTACGTATGTTGCGTTAGTTGAAGGGAAAGTAACGAAGCAGGACGGGTATATTTCATCATGGCTTAAGGAAAGCAAGGCACATAGAGTCTATTCCAGTTCGATTAAAAATGATGGGCAGCTTGCGATAACACGTTATAAAGTAATGCAATCCAATGAGGATTTTTCTCTGCTTGAGATCAAATTAGAGACAGGGCGCAAAAATCAAATACGTGTCCATATGGAGGACCTAGGACACCCAATTGTTGGCGATAAAAAATATGGATCTAAACAGAATGTGATTGGAAGGTTAGGACTTCATGCGAAGGTATTATCTTTTCAGCATCCAGTAACTGGAAAATTACTCCTGTTCCAAGCAGATGTGCCAAAATCATTTTTGAAGAAGTCGAAGTAA
- a CDS encoding ribonuclease J — translation MPTKDNIVSIFALGGLNEIGKNMYAIECGNDIVIIDCGNKFPDESLLGIDLIIPDISYLVENIERVRAIIVTHGHEDHIGGIPFFLKKLNVPVYATRFTLGLIELKLKENRSLRESELIEINSESNIEIGEMSISFFKVNHSIPDCLGIVFSTPEGTIVHTGDFKFDLTPANNERPDIHKMAEIGNKGVMLLLSESTNAERPGYTPSEQMVGENLEAIFRKAERKIIVSTFASNVSRIQQVVNAAEKCERKLVLLGRSMVNVVKIAMERGYLFISKDMLIEARDINELPPERLTILCTGSQGEPMAALSRLSTGNFRDAEILSEDTVILAAGPIPGNERNVTRIVDNLYKLGAHVIYGSGSSSGMHVSGHGYQEDLRLMLTLMKPKYFIPIHGEYRMLHHHRMLAESVGVDKENTFILKNGDVVDIENTIARCTRSLASGNTYVDGVDVGDMEFVLRDRKKISEDGMLMIVIPMNKQEEKVIAEPEIISRGFVDHNFPELRKNMNQITLETIHDLHEANRYSWNIMKKQLKRAIAKYIKEHTRKEPMIVPILLEI, via the coding sequence ATGCCAACAAAGGATAATATCGTATCAATCTTTGCCCTTGGTGGCTTAAATGAGATTGGGAAAAATATGTATGCTATCGAATGTGGGAACGATATCGTGATTATCGACTGTGGAAACAAGTTTCCTGATGAGAGTTTATTAGGAATTGATTTAATAATCCCTGATATTTCTTATCTCGTTGAAAACATAGAAAGAGTGCGTGCTATAATTGTCACCCATGGCCATGAGGATCATATTGGGGGGATCCCTTTCTTCTTAAAAAAATTGAATGTACCGGTGTATGCGACACGGTTTACACTAGGTCTCATCGAACTCAAGTTAAAAGAAAATCGATCTTTGCGAGAAAGCGAACTTATTGAGATCAACTCAGAGTCAAACATCGAAATTGGTGAAATGAGTATTAGCTTTTTTAAAGTAAACCATAGTATTCCGGATTGTTTAGGAATTGTATTCAGCACTCCAGAAGGGACGATTGTACATACGGGTGATTTTAAGTTTGACTTGACCCCAGCTAATAATGAGCGACCAGATATTCACAAAATGGCTGAAATTGGCAACAAAGGGGTAATGCTGCTATTATCCGAAAGTACCAATGCAGAACGTCCAGGTTATACTCCATCAGAACAAATGGTAGGCGAAAATTTGGAAGCAATTTTTAGAAAAGCAGAACGAAAAATTATTGTATCTACTTTCGCTTCCAATGTTAGCCGTATCCAGCAGGTAGTAAATGCTGCCGAGAAATGTGAGCGAAAACTAGTCTTACTTGGTCGTTCTATGGTGAATGTGGTAAAGATAGCAATGGAACGAGGCTACTTATTCATCTCTAAAGACATGTTAATCGAAGCACGTGATATCAATGAATTACCTCCTGAAAGGCTGACAATTTTATGCACTGGCAGCCAAGGAGAGCCAATGGCTGCCCTTAGCCGGCTATCTACTGGAAATTTTAGAGATGCCGAGATATTATCGGAGGATACGGTTATCCTTGCAGCTGGTCCAATACCTGGGAATGAAAGAAATGTAACGCGTATTGTAGACAACTTATACAAACTTGGAGCTCATGTCATTTATGGGTCAGGAAGCAGTTCAGGCATGCATGTTTCAGGGCATGGTTATCAAGAAGACTTAAGGCTTATGCTTACCCTCATGAAGCCAAAATATTTTATACCGATCCATGGTGAATATCGAATGCTGCATCATCACCGAATGCTCGCAGAATCTGTAGGTGTAGATAAAGAAAATACATTTATCTTAAAAAATGGTGATGTTGTAGATATTGAAAATACTATTGCCCGTTGTACTAGAAGCTTAGCGAGTGGGAATACTTATGTTGACGGAGTCGATGTAGGGGATATGGAATTTGTATTACGTGACCGCAAGAAAATTTCAGAGGATGGAATGCTCATGATTGTTATTCCGATGAATAAACAAGAAGAAAAGGTCATAGCAGAACCCGAAATTATTTCTCGTGGTTTTGTCGATCATAATTTCCCTGAACTTCGAAAGAACATGAATCAAATAACGCTAGAAACAATCCATGATCTGCATGAAGCAAATAGATATTCATGGAATATCATGAAAAAACAGTTAAAAAGGGCCATAGCAAAATATATTAAAGAACATACGAGAAAGGAGCCGATGATTGTCCCGATATTGTTGGAGATTTGA
- a CDS encoding excisionase family DNA-binding protein, whose product MYITIEETAEYISMNAASVTALVMQGRIRAIHDGEQYLINKEQFTTYFEQVEKYKKMIQDYLNEPIPEDIDVKDED is encoded by the coding sequence ATGTACATCACAATTGAAGAAACTGCGGAGTATATATCGATGAATGCCGCGAGCGTCACAGCGCTGGTCATGCAAGGACGTATACGTGCAATTCATGATGGAGAGCAGTATTTGATTAATAAAGAACAGTTTACAACATATTTTGAGCAAGTAGAAAAATACAAAAAAATGATTCAAGATTATTTAAATGAACCAATACCAGAGGATATTGATGTGAAAGATGAAGATTAA
- a CDS encoding PTS sugar transporter subunit IIC: MKQSTKKYIIDRMYKASVGLANAVLVTLGIGLLVEAFGTITGWGGFTTIGTAAQLMLAPAIGAGIAYQLGGNTLVIFSAMASSTVGANALQLTADGSWILTTGQPVSAVLAAVIATWVGRRVTGKTKLDMLAIPFSAIMIGGVSGVFLAWITTPVLVWLSEKIAASVGGSPLMGSMVIALIWSIFLMSPASSAAIAIALQLDPVSSAAALIGCTAQFAGFTAMSFKQNELGANIAQSFLTPKVQVPNIVKNPRLVIGPFLSSIICAPIAIILFDFQVPYQLAGLGLNSFIAPLNIIANQGLGTLMMYLVVGVLLPIVISLSAYHGLKMIGWAKTGDLRMEVQ; the protein is encoded by the coding sequence ATGAAACAATCAACTAAGAAATATATTATCGATCGCATGTACAAGGCTTCTGTTGGTCTAGCAAATGCCGTATTGGTAACACTAGGAATTGGCCTATTAGTTGAAGCTTTTGGAACCATTACTGGTTGGGGAGGCTTTACAACAATTGGTACAGCTGCCCAGTTAATGCTTGCACCGGCTATCGGAGCTGGAATTGCATATCAGTTAGGCGGAAATACGTTAGTGATCTTTAGTGCAATGGCAAGCAGTACAGTTGGCGCAAACGCCCTGCAGCTTACCGCTGATGGTAGTTGGATACTGACAACTGGGCAGCCGGTAAGTGCTGTTTTGGCAGCAGTTATTGCAACTTGGGTTGGTAGAAGAGTAACTGGAAAGACGAAGCTTGATATGCTAGCTATTCCGTTTAGTGCAATTATGATTGGAGGCGTGTCAGGTGTATTCCTTGCATGGATTACGACACCTGTTCTTGTATGGCTAAGTGAAAAGATTGCTGCATCGGTAGGAGGCTCCCCGTTGATGGGTTCGATGGTCATTGCATTAATATGGAGTATTTTTCTTATGTCGCCGGCTTCTTCTGCTGCTATCGCAATTGCACTTCAACTTGACCCCGTTTCTAGTGCGGCTGCTTTAATTGGCTGTACTGCGCAATTTGCAGGTTTTACGGCAATGTCCTTTAAACAAAATGAACTTGGAGCAAACATTGCACAGTCATTCCTAACACCAAAGGTACAAGTTCCGAATATCGTGAAAAACCCGCGTTTAGTAATTGGACCATTTCTATCATCAATCATATGTGCACCAATCGCTATTATTTTATTTGATTTCCAGGTTCCATATCAGCTTGCTGGGCTTGGGCTAAATTCGTTTATCGCTCCATTAAATATTATAGCGAATCAAGGACTGGGCACTTTGATGATGTATCTTGTAGTTGGTGTATTGCTGCCAATCGTTATCTCTCTTTCCGCCTATCACGGTTTAAAAATGATTGGTTGGGCAAAAACTGGCGACTTACGAATGGAAGTACAATAA
- a CDS encoding fructose-specific PTS transporter subunit EIIC, with the protein MKTTELLRKDIMIMDLRETTKEAAIDEMIRSLHKNGVVQDAEQFKEAILNREAQSSTGLGDGIAMPHAKTKAVNEPAVLFAKSTKGVEYESLDGQPAYLFFMIAVPEGANDTHLQTLASLSKLLIDPDFVQQLKQANSPDEVHQLFNQSEEDDHDAESTSDSAVDKDSGKPFIVAVTACPTGIAHTYMAEDALKKKAAEMNVDIRVETNGSDGAKNRLTDEEIERAEAVIVAASKKVEMARFNGKRVLERPVADGIKKTEELITKAVNHDAAVYQAKDSDVSSDNEEKQKSSILNTVYKDLMNGISHMLPFVIGGGILLAISFLIESISGSDSEIFLFLYEVGDNAFNFLIPIFAGFIAMSIADRPGLMPGMVGGLIAFQSEAGFIGGLVAGFLAGYIVILLKRGLRGLPQALDGLKPILLYPVLGLFFTGLLMYFVFGPIFAGVNHVMVDFLQNLGTGNAVILGALLGGMMAIDMGGPFNKAAYAFSIGIFTDTGDGSLMAAVMAGGMVPPLAIALASTFFKNKFNENERKSGITNYVMGISFITEGAIPFAAADPLRVIGSSVLGAAIAGGLTQFWNSAIPAPHGGIFVIPLAENAVFFLLSLAIGMVVSAVVLGLWKKPVFDQKK; encoded by the coding sequence TTGAAAACAACCGAATTATTAAGAAAAGATATAATGATTATGGACTTGCGGGAAACAACCAAAGAGGCAGCAATTGACGAAATGATTCGTAGCCTCCATAAAAATGGCGTAGTCCAGGATGCAGAGCAATTTAAAGAAGCTATATTAAATCGAGAAGCACAATCTTCGACAGGACTTGGTGATGGCATTGCAATGCCACACGCCAAAACAAAAGCAGTAAATGAACCTGCAGTGCTTTTCGCTAAGAGTACAAAAGGTGTTGAATATGAGTCGCTAGATGGTCAGCCTGCATATTTATTTTTTATGATTGCTGTTCCAGAAGGTGCCAATGATACACACCTGCAAACACTTGCATCACTTTCGAAATTATTAATCGATCCGGACTTTGTGCAGCAACTAAAGCAAGCAAACTCACCAGATGAGGTTCATCAACTTTTTAATCAATCAGAGGAAGATGATCATGATGCTGAATCAACATCTGATTCAGCTGTTGATAAAGATTCGGGTAAACCATTCATTGTGGCTGTTACCGCCTGCCCGACCGGAATCGCTCATACGTATATGGCAGAAGATGCTTTAAAGAAAAAAGCAGCTGAAATGAATGTCGACATTCGCGTAGAAACAAATGGCTCGGATGGAGCGAAGAATCGATTAACAGATGAAGAGATCGAACGAGCAGAAGCTGTTATTGTAGCAGCAAGCAAGAAAGTCGAAATGGCTCGTTTCAACGGCAAGCGTGTATTGGAAAGGCCTGTAGCAGACGGTATTAAAAAAACGGAAGAGCTCATTACCAAAGCAGTAAATCATGATGCAGCCGTTTATCAAGCAAAAGATTCTGATGTTAGTTCCGATAACGAAGAAAAGCAAAAATCATCCATACTAAACACTGTATATAAAGACTTAATGAATGGAATATCGCATATGCTGCCATTTGTTATTGGTGGAGGTATCCTATTAGCGATTTCCTTCCTAATTGAAAGTATTTCAGGCAGTGACAGTGAAATTTTCCTTTTCCTGTATGAAGTTGGCGACAATGCATTCAACTTCTTGATCCCTATCTTTGCTGGATTTATTGCAATGAGTATCGCAGATCGCCCTGGATTAATGCCCGGTATGGTTGGTGGACTAATTGCTTTTCAAAGTGAAGCTGGATTTATCGGCGGTTTAGTTGCTGGTTTCTTAGCTGGATATATCGTCATACTATTAAAAAGAGGTTTACGTGGCTTGCCACAAGCACTGGACGGCCTGAAGCCAATCCTGCTCTATCCCGTTTTAGGTCTATTTTTCACTGGTCTTCTTATGTATTTTGTGTTCGGTCCAATTTTTGCCGGTGTTAACCATGTAATGGTCGATTTCCTCCAAAACCTTGGAACAGGAAATGCGGTTATTCTTGGAGCTTTACTAGGTGGAATGATGGCCATTGATATGGGTGGACCATTTAATAAAGCTGCATACGCCTTTTCAATTGGAATTTTCACAGATACTGGTGATGGTAGCCTGATGGCAGCAGTTATGGCCGGAGGAATGGTTCCACCACTTGCCATTGCACTTGCTTCCACATTCTTTAAAAACAAGTTCAATGAAAATGAACGCAAGTCGGGTATAACGAATTATGTGATGGGAATTTCCTTTATTACAGAAGGTGCAATCCCATTCGCTGCTGCAGATCCATTACGGGTGATAGGCTCTTCCGTGCTTGGTGCAGCAATCGCTGGTGGTTTAACACAATTCTGGAATAGTGCTATCCCAGCACCACATGGTGGAATTTTCGTTATTCCTTTAGCAGAGAATGCTGTATTCTTCCTGCTCTCTCTAGCTATTGGTATGGTCGTGTCAGCAGTTGTGCTTGGTTTATGGAAAAAGCCAGTTTTTGATCAAAAAAAATAA